The DNA window CTACTTCCACATGCATGACGTGTTCCCCTTATAGTTTGAGACAAACTTTCAATGGCACTTTTTAGTGACTACAATTCAACAATGCATTTTGTTGCCACTCATTAACAAAGGACAGACTTGTTGAATTCATATTTATGCACAAGTAAGGCTTCCTTGCCTGGCCTGTGAGTTTAGGTGCATGGCCACGTCTTGGTAGGTTCGGACTTGTGCTTGACTTGTGCTCCATGAGAAGTTCAGAGTTGAGGGTATTGTTCTGTTAAACTCCTCCACAACTTTCTTCCTGACCTGCCTGCTGCGTTCCTGGGCTTTGGTGCAGTTTGCTCATTTATTAAGAGTCAGCTGGGCTCTATTAGCTGACTTTAAGAGGACGCCGGATGCACTGGATTTTTGCTTAGCGATGTCAGAGTAAAGGtgtaaagaaaattacaaacaatAATCATGTTATTGTTATTcgacttcacaattatgcactacggCTGCAGTTGTGATGTGACAAGATGGgtcaaattaataaatattcttGCAAGGCTGTTTAGACACAAAGAGGATGTGCATGCACATTCACAAAATGCATAAAGAGCAAAGATGCCATTCATTAGTAGCTAAATTAATAGAACTGATTATCTGAGTGAAAGTGTCGATAAGAGCATAGGGGTGCTTTGGCttatagatttatatttacTCTCCAAgccagaaaaaggaaaagatgcCACATAGAggcattttcaacaaataacaATGCATAAGATATTTTATGTTGGAATGTTTcttgcaataaataaacaaaaaataacttgataTGCAttaggggtgggcatttattgtatcattTATCGTGACAAATTACTTATGATAGAAatttttgatttatgatcaattcaAATGAATGATGTTTAAAATCTCCCAAAACTGTCCTGGCAGGATTGATAGCGTTACCCTTTgttccactgtttgttcaataataATACAGTTACCATGTGCAGCTCAGTGATtaaaacacacgcacacacacacacaccccccccccccccacacacacacacacacacacacttcttgGACGGATGGATCAAAATTGGGGATTTCACgagcatgtttgtgtttgtaacactgttattgctgtgacacacagtcACAGTCATACAATTACCTAAAAAGGTGGTAATAAatacccccccaccccacccccacccccgcCGCCGCGATAATATcgaaaactttaagtccatatcgcctACCCCTACATCCAACAATGATTGCTGAAAACTGCCTAATCCGACAGGTTTTGACCGAACTCACCTTGGAACTTGAATCCCTCTATCTGCACCCACAGGCAGAGGTCTTCGGTGTCACAATCGCACCTCCACGGGTTCCCGCTGAGGCCCAGAGAGCGCAGAGCGGGCAGGGCGATCAGACTGCTGATGTTCAAGACCGTCAGGTTGTTCCGACTCACGTCCAGGACCTGCAGAGCAAAGTTCTCCGAAAAGGCGTCCGGGTGGATCTCCCCCAGATTCGGATTGTCCGTCAACCGGAGCATCACCAGGGAAGCCAGGGGCCCGAAAGTCCGGTCCTCTATCTGCAGCAGCGTGTTGAAAGACAAGTCCAAGTAAGCGAGTTTCCGCAAGTTCCCGAAAGTAGACTCGGAGATGTCTGTCAGCGAGTTGTTGCTACAATCGAGATAGACCAGGTCGGACAGGTAGTTGAGCTGAAGGGGCGGCAGGTCCGCGATGCGGTTGTTGGAGAGGATGAGCTGCCGGGTCGCCAGGGGCAGGTCGTTGGGGAACAGCGTGAGATCCTGCCCGGCACACTGGACCACCAGCTGGTCGTCGCACACGCATCCGTCGGGACAGCCGGCTGTGAGCGCCGGAGAGGGGGCCACCCCCATCACGAAgataaagaggaagagaagccGGAGGGAATGGGCGCTGGGCTCGGGCAAGAAACGCATGACGAGGCCGCCCAGGGCGTCATGAACTCGGGCTGAGCTGGACCAGCGCTCCCCGGCGGCGCTTCCCGGGCATCCTGCATGAGTCTGGGGAGCggggagagaggagagaagcCTGCGCTGGGAGTCCAGCCGTCTCTGCCTGACAGCCTGTCTGCTGTTTCTATCCagcctctctttctctcttggGCAGACTgtctgtcagtcagtcagtcacaCGCACGCCGGCGCACCGCCACAAGGCATTATAGCAGAAGGTGACCGGAGAGACCTACCAGACTTTGTCCCACCTGAGGACCACAAAACAGCGGGACGTCGCCAAAAACTTCCTCCGAGTCTCATCTTCGGGCATCAGCCGTCTCCGACAGAGTGCATTGTTTGACTAGTTCCCAAACAAATGCCACGACTTGCAGAAATCGGCTGAAATCCTGAATGTTGCAACTACTTTTGCGCAACCTcccttttgttgttgtttgtcttGTTATCTTCGCCTGTCAGGTGTGTGTGACGCTGTCCAGCAAACAAAAGCCGActtccccccctctcctcgGAGATCGGTGCGTCCTTCCCCGGTGTGACCGCGGCGCTCTGCTGCGCTGTACTGACGCTCTGTCTGCCGCTCAGCGCGCCCCACTGCgctcccccctcctcctcctcctcctcctcctctgcataTACGCGCTCAAACCgcagctacacacacacacgggcaCACACCCCTACGCATGTGTCCGTGTGTGACTCAGCCATGTAGGTGATTTGTGCTGGTGACGTCACAAGGTGATGCCCTTTTTCAGAAAACCAGACGACCGGTGAACAGATGCGCAAACAAAATGAGAGAAGCAGGGCCGGCCCGAGGCATAAGCGAACCATGCCGCATAAGTCGATttaacacattattattattattattattattattattaaggaTGCCAGAGAAGGTCGCAGGGTGATTAATGTTTCCTCCAGCATAATGGCGATTAGTGTAACGTATAGAATGAATATGAAATAATTCACATCACGAATGACAGATTTAACATACCTAGCAATAAAAATGCACTGCTGATCATACAAAAAGTTGATATtcataaacacatttataaTTTGTCAGCtgtttattctctgtttttgtgtttcaaaatctagaaaacaaatgtctggTAACATTATTATAGTTTCAACAtttaacatgtttgattttagcAGTAGAAGAAATTAATAGCTGCCTTTCCATTTCATAATAAAGCAAATGTTACCAATTTagctttagattttttgttaaaactcaGTCATGTGATACTGGAATGTCATATCATCCCATATATAGATCCATGtagacagagtgaaacattttgcaGCTTTTAATTTTCAGAAGTGACCCAGGATGAAGTTATCAGACTCCAGTTTGATGATTATTATCCTTTACTTGGCTTGTCATGGTTCAGTCCAGACTCAATGCATCAGCAGAACTAAtgcaaaaaatagttttaattacaaaaagtgatgatgatgaagtcTGAAGGTTCCAAGAGAGCAGATCTTACCAATGCAGGTGATGCAGGAGCAGGTGAGTTTGCCCACAGAGCTGAGGccatctgtaaaaaataataaaaataatttagaactGAAGCAGAACTGGACAATGCAAGATACAacccaaaaaaacattactaaatCCACTCAGAACTAGCTGAGCGttaagagaaagaaacaagatCTTATATTTACTGAGAAATGCGTGGAGTGGCTTGTAAGAAACCACTCAAACATCTCACAGATGAAAACGAGGAGTGGAGCAAACCTTCGTCAGACCAACTTCAGAGACTAGATGACAATGTCTCACTGAAGTTACTGCAACCAGAAGGCAACACTAAGTACTAGGAGGGTGAATGTTTTAACTCTGTCTTAGTTAGAAAACACATTTGGTTACAGTTACAAGCTATAACTGcgaggatttgagtttttctgtgtgtttatttaggtttctgtgttctgtggagtctctgtgttgtcccgGCTACCCCTTGAATAGTTACACCTGTTCCTTGTT is part of the Xiphophorus hellerii strain 12219 chromosome 9, Xiphophorus_hellerii-4.1, whole genome shotgun sequence genome and encodes:
- the lrrc52 gene encoding leucine-rich repeat-containing protein 52, which encodes MRFLPEPSAHSLRLLFLFIFVMGVAPSPALTAGCPDGCVCDDQLVVQCAGQDLTLFPNDLPLATRQLILSNNRIADLPPLQLNYLSDLVYLDCSNNSLTDISESTFGNLRKLAYLDLSFNTLLQIEDRTFGPLASLVMLRLTDNPNLGEIHPDAFSENFALQVLDVSRNNLTVLNISSLIALPALRSLGLSGNPWRCDCDTEDLCLWVQIEGFKFQDEGQTICYNPPELAGQRLAEVGMQLRADCHQGLGYWDYLFFIAIGFVIFSAGTVSAWVMGVLMVLYERYSKRKSEELDSEDEDERGPMNGSGGGGNQGNGDLSKPNMQV